In the Gemmatimonadota bacterium genome, one interval contains:
- a CDS encoding type II toxin-antitoxin system Phd/YefM family antitoxin, with protein sequence MTKKPSETMPISEFKATCLAVLDRVHRTGTPIIVTRRGQPIAEVVPPSMASTANGWLGAMRGSAVIVGDLVAPAGAPTDWEVLGS encoded by the coding sequence ATGACCAAGAAGCCGTCAGAGACCATGCCGATTTCCGAGTTCAAAGCCACCTGTCTCGCGGTTCTGGACCGGGTCCACCGGACCGGGACGCCGATCATCGTCACTCGCCGGGGCCAGCCGATCGCCGAGGTGGTTCCGCCGTCGATGGCCAGCACAGCCAATGGGTGGCTGGGAGCCATGCGGGGCTCCGCCGTCATTGTCGGTGATCTCGTCGCCCCCGCGGGCGCTCCTACCGACTGGGAGGTCTTGGGCTCGTGA